The Acidobacteriota bacterium genomic sequence TCCGCCTGGACGTCGACGGTTACGTCAACAAGAGTTCGTCCGGCTTCGTGCGCCTTCCCGCGGTAGTCCGCTCGGTGTTTTTCCAAACCCGCCGCAGGGCGGTGGCGAGCTCCAGGGATGCACCTTACAGGCGTCTCGTGGAAGGTCTTCCGGTCGGTATTTTCGTCGCCAGCCTAGATGGTGAGATCCTCGAGGCCAATCCGGCTTTCGCTTCGATGCTCGGTCTTTTCGATCCCGAGGAAGCCGCCTGGACAAGCTTTCCGGGCTTGATCGCAGACTCTGCAGCGGCTGACGACTGGATTACCCGCATGACTGCCACACGGTCTGTGCGAAACCTTGACGTGCAGCTGCGGCGTGCTGACGGGAGCCTGATGTGGGCTCGGGTCTCGTCCTGGGTGGTGGAAGATCCTGGTTCCGGCATGAAGCATATTCAGGGAATCGTCGAAGAAACAGGTGATTACCACGACGCGCAGGAGGAGCTGGCCAAGCGAACAGAAGCCTTGGCACGATCCAATGACGAGCTCGAGAATTTTGCGTACGTCGTCTCCCACGACTTGCAGCAGCCATTGAGCGTAGTCTCGAGCTACCTCGAGATGCTCGGTGAAAGTGTCCGCGGAAAGCTCGAGGAGGAGGAGGAGAGCTACCTCGATCGGGCGACATCGGCAGCCGTACGTGTGCAGGAGATGATCGATGCCGTTCTCGGTTTTGCGAGGGTGGACTCGCGAGGTGGCGACTTCGTACCGGTTGATCTCGGAGCGGTGCTGGAGCAGGTGAAATCAGAGCTCTGGAAAGAGATCACCGTCGCCAAGGCTGAAATCTCCAACGACCCCTTGCCGACGGTCGTTGCGGACGAAGCTCAGATGGAGCAGCTGATTCATAATCTCCTCTCAAACGCCTTGAAGTTCTCCGGTAATCCGCCGGTCGAGATCCAGATTTCAGTAGAAGAAAGCAAAGAAGAATGGCAGATTTCGATAACCGACAATGGAATCGGCATCGATCCGAAAGCGTCTCAGCGAATTTTCGTGATGTTTCAGCGTCTGCACACGGATGATGAGATCCCGGGCACCGGAATTGGCCTCGCCATCTGCAAAAGGATCGTTGATCGCCATGGCGGAAAAATCTGGGTAGAATCTGAACCGCGAATGGGAGCGACTTTCTATTTCACCATCCCGAAGAAAGCGGTTGGCCAAGGAGGAGACCAGACGTGAAATTCGGCAGCTTTTGGAGGAGGTAGCGAATGGTGCCCGCCGAGGCAGCTACCAGTCTGCATGAAGATGAGTACGTTCGGGTCTTGCTCGTCGAGGATAGCCCTGACCACGCCGAGTTGATCCGCACGAAGCTCATGCGTTCGAAGCGCATTCGGACCTTGATCGACCATGCAGACCGTCTGGAGAAGGGTCTCCAGATGCTCGAGAACAATGACTATGACGTTGTGTTGTTGGACTTTTCGTTGCCAGACAGTTTTGGCATCGACACCTTTCAACGCGCGCACGAGGTCGCGAAACGAATTCCGATCATTGTCCTCACCAGCCTTGATGACAATGATCTGGCGGTGCAGGCGGTACGATTGGGTGCTCAGGATTACCTGATAAAACGCGAGGCTGATACCAGGTTACTGGTGCGTTCCATTCTCTATGCCATCGAGCGCGCGGCTGCCGATGAAGCGTTGCGGAAGTCGGAAGAGCGCTTCGCCTTGGCGGTTCGGGGTGCCAATGACGGGCTCTGGGACTGGGACTTCGAGACAGATACGGTCTTTTATTCACCTCGGTGGAAGGGCATGCTCGGGTTTTCGACCCAGGATGTCGGCAACAGCCCGCGCGAGTGGATGGACAGGATTCACGCGGATGACAGACCACCGTTCCGTCGCCACCTCGATG encodes the following:
- a CDS encoding PAS domain S-box protein, yielding MSNLPRILIIDEDESDRDLASVVLTGEFGSLEIESVGTAAEFSGALAAGRFGIVITEAAFSWSTGVELIQLVRDVRPDCPVILFTAEVDEELWSESLRLDVDGYVNKSSSGFVRLPAVVRSVFFQTRRRAVASSRDAPYRRLVEGLPVGIFVASLDGEILEANPAFASMLGLFDPEEAAWTSFPGLIADSAAADDWITRMTATRSVRNLDVQLRRADGSLMWARVSSWVVEDPGSGMKHIQGIVEETGDYHDAQEELAKRTEALARSNDELENFAYVVSHDLQQPLSVVSSYLEMLGESVRGKLEEEEESYLDRATSAAVRVQEMIDAVLGFARVDSRGGDFVPVDLGAVLEQVKSELWKEITVAKAEISNDPLPTVVADEAQMEQLIHNLLSNALKFSGNPPVEIQISVEESKEEWQISITDNGIGIDPKASQRIFVMFQRLHTDDEIPGTGIGLAICKRIVDRHGGKIWVESEPRMGATFYFTIPKKAVGQGGDQT